Proteins encoded by one window of Mycolicibacterium cosmeticum:
- a CDS encoding MCE family protein, whose protein sequence is MVLTRRILLQFAVFTFIAAIAIGIMVFGYMNLPNLLWGAGHYKVTLQLPETGGLYPRSNVTYRGTQVGRVESVGLDEHGGVNAVLSLTDDVKIPADLDAQVHSQTAIGELFVELLPRADGGPYLRNGDVIAADRATVPPDVNALLDATNRGLDAIPRENLQTAVDEAYQAVGGLGPDLSRLVKGSTALAIDARANLDPLTALIDQSKPVLDTQTDTSGSIQAWASHLATITGQLQSQDQAVRGVLRQGPGAADEVRALLGRLQPTLPVVLANLVNINQVAITYQPSLEQLLVLLPQGTATSQAVGTANRNTKQNFKGAYLDLNLNLNLPPPCTTGFLPPQQWRVAADVDYPDRPAGDLYCRIPQDAAGNVRGARNLPCETVPGKRAPTVKLCESNENYIPLNDGYNWKGDPNATLSGQAIPQLPPGTPPAPAAPAVPSGAPPPPPIAAAEYDPSTGTYVGPDGQVYTQSNLARSASEEQTWQTMLLPPKGR, encoded by the coding sequence ATGGTGTTGACCAGACGTATCCTGCTGCAGTTCGCGGTGTTCACCTTCATCGCGGCCATCGCCATCGGCATCATGGTGTTCGGCTACATGAACCTGCCCAACTTGCTGTGGGGCGCAGGGCATTACAAGGTGACGCTGCAGCTGCCCGAGACCGGCGGACTGTACCCGCGCAGCAATGTCACCTACCGCGGCACCCAGGTGGGCCGGGTGGAGAGCGTCGGCCTCGACGAGCACGGCGGCGTCAACGCCGTCCTGTCGCTCACCGACGACGTGAAGATCCCGGCCGACCTGGACGCGCAGGTGCACAGCCAGACCGCGATCGGTGAATTGTTCGTCGAGCTGCTGCCCCGCGCCGACGGCGGCCCGTACCTGCGCAACGGGGACGTCATCGCCGCCGACCGGGCCACCGTGCCGCCGGACGTCAACGCCCTGCTCGACGCGACCAACCGCGGGTTGGACGCCATTCCCCGGGAGAACCTGCAGACCGCCGTCGACGAGGCCTACCAGGCCGTCGGCGGGCTGGGACCGGATCTGTCCCGTCTGGTGAAGGGCTCCACGGCGCTGGCCATCGATGCGCGCGCCAACCTCGACCCCCTGACCGCGTTGATCGACCAGTCCAAGCCGGTGCTGGACACCCAGACCGATACGTCGGGATCCATCCAGGCCTGGGCCTCCCACCTGGCCACCATCACCGGGCAGCTGCAGTCGCAGGATCAGGCCGTGCGCGGCGTGCTCAGACAGGGACCGGGTGCCGCCGACGAGGTGCGGGCGCTGCTGGGTCGGCTGCAGCCGACGCTGCCGGTGGTGCTGGCCAACCTGGTCAACATCAACCAGGTGGCCATCACCTACCAGCCGTCGCTGGAGCAGTTGCTGGTGCTGTTGCCGCAGGGCACCGCCACCTCGCAGGCCGTCGGCACCGCGAACCGCAACACCAAGCAGAATTTCAAGGGCGCCTATCTGGACCTCAATCTGAACCTCAACCTGCCGCCGCCGTGCACCACGGGCTTCCTTCCGCCGCAGCAGTGGCGGGTGGCCGCCGACGTGGACTACCCGGACCGCCCGGCCGGGGACCTGTACTGCCGCATCCCGCAGGACGCGGCCGGCAACGTGCGTGGCGCACGTAACCTGCCGTGCGAGACGGTGCCGGGTAAGCGGGCGCCGACGGTCAAGCTGTGCGAGAGCAACGAAAACTACATTCCGCTCAACGATGGTTACAACTGGAAGGGCGACCCGAACGCCACCCTGTCCGGGCAGGCCATCCCGCAGTTGCCACCGGGTACCCCGCCCGCGCCGGCCGCACCCGCGGTGCCGTCGGGAGCCCCACCGCCCCCGCCCATCGCGGCCGCCGAATACGATCCCAGCACCGGCACGTACGTTGGACCCGACGGTCAGGTGTACACCCAGTCCAATCTGGCCCGCAGTGCGAGCGAGGAGCAAACATGGCAGACGATGCTGCTACCCCCGAAGGGGCGGTAA
- a CDS encoding MCE family protein: MKRLILALACLALGGCSWQGLNSVPLPGVEGQGPGAYTVKAEMPDVDNLDRNSRVRVGDVTVGNVTDIQRQGWHALITMKLNADVVLPANATAKIGQTSLLGSQHIELAPPKDIAPQGRLHDGSLIPLTSSGGYPTTEQTLAAISLLLNGGGLGNVQDITAAFSQAFTGREADLRSLIDQLNIFIANTNDQKDDIIDAAASLNDLVGQVAAQKPVVDKALKTVPDALAVLKDQRNQLAEAVTQLGKFSALAADSANQTREALVAELKSLGPTLEQLANAGPALTRSLSFFTTYPFPKETLANWMRGDYANLTLVVDLTLSRLDQGVFTGTRWEGDLTELEMQWGRTIGQLPSPYTAVNPLVVPYRWDQGP, translated from the coding sequence ATGAAACGGCTGATCCTTGCACTGGCCTGCCTGGCGTTGGGCGGATGCTCTTGGCAGGGCCTGAACTCGGTGCCGTTGCCCGGCGTCGAGGGGCAGGGGCCGGGCGCCTACACGGTCAAGGCCGAGATGCCCGATGTGGACAACCTGGACCGCAATTCGCGGGTCCGGGTCGGTGACGTCACCGTCGGCAACGTCACCGATATCCAGCGGCAGGGCTGGCATGCGCTGATCACGATGAAGCTCAACGCCGATGTGGTGCTACCGGCCAATGCGACCGCCAAGATCGGCCAAACCAGCCTGCTGGGTTCCCAACACATCGAACTCGCGCCGCCCAAAGACATTGCACCGCAAGGCCGGCTGCACGACGGCTCACTGATTCCGTTGACCAGCAGCGGCGGTTACCCGACCACCGAGCAGACGCTGGCGGCCATCTCGTTGCTGCTCAACGGCGGTGGCCTGGGCAACGTGCAGGACATCACCGCGGCGTTCAGCCAGGCGTTCACCGGCCGCGAGGCCGACCTGCGCAGCCTCATCGACCAGCTGAACATCTTCATCGCCAACACCAATGACCAGAAGGACGACATCATCGACGCGGCGGCCAGCCTCAACGATCTGGTCGGGCAGGTCGCCGCGCAGAAACCGGTGGTGGACAAGGCGCTCAAGACGGTGCCCGACGCGTTGGCGGTGCTCAAGGATCAGCGCAACCAGCTCGCCGAGGCGGTGACCCAGCTGGGCAAATTCAGTGCGCTGGCGGCGGATTCGGCCAACCAGACCCGTGAGGCGCTGGTGGCGGAGCTGAAATCGCTCGGCCCGACGCTGGAACAACTGGCCAATGCCGGGCCGGCGCTGACCCGGTCGCTGAGCTTCTTCACCACCTACCCGTTCCCCAAGGAGACGCTGGCCAACTGGATGCGTGGTGACTACGCCAACCTCACCCTGGTGGTCGACCTGACGCTGAGCCGGCTGGACCAGGGTGTGTTCACCGGAACGCGCTGGGAGGGCGATCTCACCGAGCTGGAGATGCAGTGGGGCCGCACCATCGGCCAGCTGCCCAGCCCCTACACCGCGGTGAATCCGCTCGTGGTGCCGTACCGCTGGGATCAGGGGCCGTAA
- a CDS encoding MCE family protein → MRNARIGLALALVLMLGAGVYLVTRASDTLNRTNVVAYFENSNGIFVGDDVVILGVPVGRIDKIEPEPQQVKVTFHYDDRYKVPADVKAAILSPMLVTSRAIQLTPAYSGGAVLKNDAVIPRERTVVPVEYDDFRKQLQRLTETLQPTEPGGVSTLGSFINTTADNLRGQGASIRDALTKLSQAFSALGDHSTDIFSTVKNLSILVSALQDSTTVMRQLNQNLASVTGLLADNPNEVGNAVKDLSDTVGQVQAFVADNREALGTTSDKLAGVTQTLNDSLDDVKQFLHVAPSAFQNYVNIYQPAVGAVAAVPAISNFADPISFLCGGIQAASRMGAEQSAKLCVQYLAPIVKNRQYNFLPLGLNQLVGAQARPNEITYSEEWMRPDYIPPPGPAPAILPPPVADPAAPPLPAEAPQVTDPNAGLPGLMVHSGGGS, encoded by the coding sequence GTGCGCAACGCCCGCATCGGTCTGGCACTGGCCCTGGTGCTCATGCTGGGCGCCGGGGTGTACCTGGTGACACGGGCCAGCGACACCCTCAACCGGACGAACGTCGTCGCGTACTTCGAGAACAGCAACGGCATCTTCGTCGGTGACGACGTGGTGATCCTCGGGGTGCCCGTCGGCCGGATCGACAAGATCGAGCCGGAACCGCAGCAGGTGAAGGTCACGTTCCACTACGACGACCGCTACAAGGTGCCGGCCGACGTGAAGGCGGCGATCCTGTCGCCGATGCTGGTCACCTCGCGCGCCATCCAGCTCACACCCGCCTACTCGGGCGGGGCGGTGCTCAAGAACGACGCCGTCATCCCGCGGGAACGTACCGTCGTGCCGGTCGAATACGACGATTTCCGCAAGCAGTTGCAGCGCCTGACCGAAACCCTGCAGCCGACCGAGCCCGGCGGCGTCAGCACCCTCGGCTCGTTCATCAACACCACCGCCGACAACCTGCGCGGCCAGGGCGCCAGCATCCGCGACGCGCTGACCAAGCTGTCCCAGGCCTTTTCGGCGCTCGGTGACCACAGCACCGACATCTTCAGCACCGTCAAGAACCTCTCCATCCTGGTGTCGGCGCTGCAAGACAGCACCACGGTGATGCGCCAGCTCAACCAGAACCTGGCCTCGGTGACCGGGCTGCTCGCCGACAACCCGAACGAGGTCGGCAATGCCGTCAAGGATCTGTCCGACACCGTCGGGCAGGTGCAGGCGTTCGTGGCCGACAACCGGGAGGCGTTGGGCACCACGTCGGACAAACTGGCCGGGGTGACGCAAACCCTCAACGACAGCCTCGACGACGTCAAACAGTTCCTGCACGTCGCGCCGTCGGCGTTCCAGAACTACGTCAACATCTACCAACCGGCGGTGGGTGCGGTCGCCGCCGTGCCGGCGATCAGCAACTTCGCCGACCCGATCTCGTTCCTGTGCGGCGGTATTCAGGCGGCCTCCCGGATGGGCGCCGAGCAATCGGCCAAGTTGTGCGTGCAGTACCTGGCGCCGATCGTGAAGAACCGCCAGTACAACTTCCTGCCCCTCGGGTTGAACCAGTTGGTCGGCGCGCAGGCCCGGCCCAACGAGATCACCTACAGCGAGGAATGGATGCGGCCGGATTACATCCCGCCACCGGGCCCCGCGCCGGCGATCCTGCCGCCGCCGGTGGCCGATCCCGCGGCCCCGCCGCTGCCGGCGGAGGCACCCCAGGTGACCGATCCGAACGCCGGCCTGCCCGGCCTGATGGTGCACAGCGGCGGTGGCTCATGA
- a CDS encoding virulence factor Mce family protein, with amino-acid sequence MKSFSERNQLIVGAVGLLVIAAIIVGALNYDKVPFLDRGKDYSAYFAEAGGLRSGAAVQVSGMRVGHVTAVELDGQRVLVKFKVDDGVRIGDRSEAAVKTKSLLGTKILEVSPRGQGTLQATIPLERTTPAYQLPDALGDLAATISGLNTDQLSDSLRVLSETFADTPPELKVAVDGVARFSQTLNERDAQLRGLLSNANTATTVLAERSDQIVGLVRNTNALLAELQGQSAALDSLSGNISALSQQVQGLIAENKTTLRPALDKLNGVLTILDNRKDRLRKALPLLNSYAMSLGESVSSGPFFKTYIVNLLPGQFIQPFVDAAFSDLGLDPNVLLPSQRTDPQLGQPGTPAMPVPFPRTGQGGEPRMNLPDAITGNPGDQGCGPPGLPLPGPTGCYPYREPIPPGPPGGPPPGPPAIAPPGIASTPTPFPSPVLVPAPGEPAPAGDPAAPNSGAGQ; translated from the coding sequence ATGAAGTCCTTCTCCGAACGCAACCAGCTGATCGTCGGCGCCGTCGGTCTGCTCGTGATCGCCGCCATCATCGTCGGCGCCCTCAACTACGACAAGGTGCCCTTCCTGGACCGTGGCAAGGACTACTCGGCCTACTTCGCCGAAGCCGGCGGCCTGCGCAGCGGTGCGGCCGTTCAGGTTTCCGGCATGCGCGTCGGGCACGTGACGGCCGTGGAACTGGACGGCCAGCGGGTGCTGGTCAAGTTCAAGGTCGACGACGGGGTGCGCATCGGTGACCGCAGCGAGGCCGCGGTGAAGACCAAGAGCCTGCTGGGCACCAAGATCCTGGAAGTGTCCCCGCGGGGTCAGGGGACGCTGCAGGCCACCATCCCGCTCGAGCGCACCACGCCCGCTTACCAGTTGCCGGATGCGTTGGGCGATCTGGCCGCCACCATCAGCGGGCTGAACACCGACCAGCTCTCGGACTCGTTGCGGGTGCTGTCGGAGACCTTCGCCGACACCCCGCCCGAACTCAAGGTCGCGGTCGACGGTGTGGCCCGGTTCTCCCAGACCCTCAATGAGCGCGACGCCCAGCTGCGCGGCCTGCTCAGTAACGCCAACACCGCCACCACCGTGCTGGCCGAGCGCAGCGACCAGATCGTCGGTCTGGTCCGCAACACCAACGCGCTGCTGGCCGAACTGCAGGGGCAAAGCGCTGCGCTGGACAGTCTTTCGGGCAACATCTCGGCGCTGAGCCAGCAGGTGCAGGGGTTGATCGCGGAGAACAAGACCACCCTGCGGCCGGCTCTGGACAAGCTCAACGGGGTGCTGACCATCCTGGACAACCGCAAGGACAGGTTGCGTAAAGCCCTGCCGCTGCTGAACTCCTACGCGATGTCGCTGGGTGAGTCGGTCAGCTCGGGGCCGTTCTTCAAGACCTACATCGTCAATCTGCTTCCCGGGCAGTTCATCCAGCCCTTCGTCGACGCCGCGTTCTCCGACCTGGGCCTGGATCCGAACGTGCTGCTGCCCTCGCAGCGCACCGACCCGCAACTGGGTCAGCCCGGCACCCCGGCCATGCCGGTTCCGTTCCCGCGGACCGGTCAGGGTGGCGAGCCGCGGATGAACCTGCCCGATGCGATCACCGGTAATCCCGGTGACCAGGGCTGCGGGCCGCCCGGTCTGCCGCTGCCCGGGCCCACCGGTTGCTACCCGTACCGCGAGCCCATTCCGCCGGGCCCGCCCGGTGGTCCGCCGCCGGGACCGCCGGCGATCGCGCCGCCGGGAATCGCTTCCACCCCGACGCCGTTCCCCAGTCCGGTGTTGGTCCCGGCGCCGGGTGAGCCGGCACCTGCCGGTGACCCCGCTGCTCCGAATTCAGGGGCGGGCCAGTGA
- a CDS encoding MCE family protein, producing MKDNLVGAIWRLAIFLAVCLLGVFGLFAIFAQLRLGESTHTYRALFANASGMEEGDFVRIAGVEVGKVGAMRIQDDGTVLAEFTADDSVVLTEGSRAVIRYDDLIGGRYLALQEGVGNTKKLKPGDTIPLARTSPALDLDALIGGFRPLFRALDPNQVNALSGQLISALQGQGATIGSFLSQTAALTNTLADRDQLIGEVIVNLNTVMGSLGDQNKQFAKGIDGLAQLMDTLAQRRTDIANGVAYASAAAGSIADLLEQARPPLVKTVHETDRAAGIVVADHDYFDNLLNTLPDSYQILARQGIYGDFFSFYLCDIILKLNGKGGQPVYVKAAGQDSGRCTPR from the coding sequence ATGAAAGACAATCTGGTAGGCGCGATTTGGCGCCTTGCCATCTTCCTGGCCGTCTGCCTGCTGGGTGTCTTCGGTTTGTTCGCGATCTTCGCGCAGCTGCGGCTCGGCGAGTCCACCCACACCTACCGGGCGTTGTTCGCCAACGCTTCGGGCATGGAGGAAGGCGATTTCGTGCGAATCGCCGGTGTCGAGGTGGGCAAGGTCGGCGCGATGCGCATCCAGGACGACGGCACGGTGCTGGCCGAGTTCACCGCCGACGATTCGGTGGTGCTGACCGAGGGCAGCCGCGCGGTGATCCGCTACGACGACCTGATCGGCGGTCGGTACCTGGCCCTGCAGGAAGGCGTGGGAAACACCAAGAAGCTCAAGCCCGGTGACACCATCCCGCTGGCCCGCACCTCACCGGCGCTGGACCTGGACGCGTTGATCGGCGGGTTCCGGCCGCTGTTCCGCGCGCTGGATCCCAACCAGGTCAATGCGCTGTCCGGCCAGCTGATCAGCGCGCTGCAGGGGCAGGGTGCCACCATCGGGTCGTTCCTCAGCCAGACCGCCGCCCTGACCAACACGCTGGCCGACCGGGATCAGCTGATCGGTGAGGTGATCGTCAACCTGAACACCGTGATGGGCTCACTCGGCGACCAGAACAAGCAGTTCGCCAAGGGCATCGACGGGCTGGCACAACTGATGGACACGCTGGCCCAGCGCCGCACCGACATCGCCAACGGCGTCGCCTATGCCAGCGCCGCGGCCGGCAGCATCGCCGATCTGCTCGAGCAGGCACGTCCGCCGCTGGTCAAGACGGTGCACGAAACCGACCGTGCCGCAGGCATCGTCGTCGCCGACCACGACTACTTCGACAACCTGCTCAACACGCTGCCGGACTCGTATCAGATCCTGGCGCGCCAGGGCATCTACGGTGACTTCTTCAGCTTCTACCTGTGCGACATCATCCTCAAGCTCAACGGCAAGGGCGGTCAGCCGGTGTACGTGAAGGCGGCCGGGCAGGACAGCGGGCGGTGCACGCCGCGATGA
- a CDS encoding MCE family protein yields the protein MDHFSRDKGLAPGWWTLILVLFIVGSVWLSYSLFTGNLKSSVPVTLTSDRSGLVMETNAKVKMRGVQVGKVAAISGGDTDSAAPVKLRLDIDPDQIRYIPANVEARIRATTIFGAKFVDLVYPDDPSPQRLEPGQVLTSLNVTTEVNTVFQNLVGVLDKIDTAKLNAVLSALAEGVRGQGERIGQATTDANQVLLAINPRSETIRADWQSLQGFSDAYAGAAQDILSTLNAASTTAVTIAGHAQQLDALLLATTGLSNKGIELLAPNQGNLITAINTLRPTTDLLAKYDPEYTCMLVGAKYLLDHGGYEATGGNGKSFILDAGIRPGNDPYKFPQNLPIIGAKGGPGGKPGCGSLPIVDQNWPVRQLITNTGFGTGLDWRPNPGIAFPMYGNYLPVTRAVPEPPSIRNTFGGPAPGPIPYPGAPAYGAPLYAPDGTPLWPGLPPAPPPGAPRDPGRTPGSEPFVVPAPGVQPTPLPPVPLPEEAAPAP from the coding sequence ATGGACCATTTCTCTCGCGACAAGGGGCTGGCGCCGGGCTGGTGGACGCTGATCCTGGTGCTGTTCATCGTCGGCTCGGTATGGCTGTCGTATTCGCTGTTCACCGGCAACCTGAAATCCTCCGTGCCGGTCACCCTCACCTCGGATCGCTCGGGTCTGGTGATGGAGACCAACGCCAAGGTGAAGATGCGCGGCGTGCAGGTCGGCAAGGTGGCGGCCATCTCCGGCGGCGATACCGACAGCGCGGCCCCGGTGAAGTTGCGCCTGGACATCGACCCCGACCAGATCCGCTACATCCCGGCCAATGTGGAGGCCAGGATCCGGGCCACCACCATCTTCGGCGCCAAATTCGTCGACCTGGTGTACCCGGACGACCCCAGCCCGCAACGGCTGGAACCCGGCCAGGTGCTCACGTCGCTCAACGTCACCACCGAGGTGAACACCGTCTTCCAGAACCTGGTGGGCGTGCTGGACAAGATCGACACCGCCAAACTCAACGCGGTGCTCTCGGCGCTGGCCGAGGGCGTCCGCGGACAGGGCGAGCGCATCGGCCAGGCCACCACCGACGCCAACCAGGTGCTGCTGGCCATCAACCCGCGCAGTGAGACCATCCGGGCCGACTGGCAATCGCTGCAAGGCTTCAGCGACGCCTACGCCGGTGCGGCACAAGACATCCTGTCCACGCTGAACGCGGCGAGCACCACCGCCGTCACGATCGCCGGTCATGCCCAGCAGCTGGACGCACTGCTGCTGGCCACCACCGGGCTGTCCAACAAGGGCATCGAGTTGCTGGCGCCCAACCAGGGCAACCTGATCACCGCGATCAACACGCTGCGGCCCACTACCGATCTGCTCGCCAAGTACGACCCCGAATACACCTGCATGCTCGTCGGCGCCAAATACCTTCTGGACCATGGTGGTTACGAGGCCACCGGTGGCAACGGCAAGTCGTTCATCCTGGACGCCGGCATCCGGCCGGGCAACGACCCGTACAAGTTCCCGCAGAACCTGCCGATCATCGGCGCCAAGGGCGGGCCGGGCGGCAAGCCGGGCTGCGGCTCGCTGCCGATCGTCGACCAGAACTGGCCGGTGCGCCAGCTCATCACCAACACCGGTTTCGGTACCGGCCTGGACTGGCGCCCCAACCCGGGCATCGCCTTCCCGATGTACGGCAACTACCTGCCGGTGACCCGTGCGGTGCCCGAACCGCCCAGCATCCGCAACACCTTCGGTGGTCCGGCGCCCGGACCGATCCCGTATCCCGGGGCACCGGCCTACGGTGCGCCGCTGTACGCGCCGGACGGCACACCGTTGTGGCCGGGTCTGCCGCCGGCTCCACCGCCGGGCGCCCCGCGCGATCCCGGCCGCACGCCGGGCTCCGAACCGTTCGTGGTGCCCGCACCCGGTGTGCAGCCGACACCGCTGCCGCCGGTACCCCTGCCCGAGGAGGCCGCCCCGGCACCGTAG